tatgACTTTACTAAACACGACATTAAAAATTTAGGGTTCCGTTAGAcataatatttgatatatacttattagtagatatttttaaaagttctaaCAACacctatatttaaaaactaaacctgtaatttaatccaaataaATTCATCACACTCAACATGTTTGAATATTCATGTAATGGTTGCCAGCTTGGGGTAAAGTTAATGAAAGGGGTagcaaaatttgattttaaagaaataataataataatagatttttgacaaacacacacacacacactcatACATGCATGTCTCATTGTCCCACACCTTGATTGGCATTTATTTAATAGGGCATCTCTCATTTCCCTCTCTTGATAAAGATTGAATTGGAATCCAATAATACCTTTTTCATTAACCTTTTTACATTCTTTTCCCCTTTAATACATTTATCACTTTTTCACATTACTTATTCATCAATAAACATTCtaacaaaacaatattattattattatatgacCCTTACCTCTACCTCTACAttttatatgttgatgatatagCTATGTTGGTTTGATCGAAAATCTACTCCGACTTTACGGATGCTCACTCCTTATACTTGAGGTGATATAATATTCAAAAAGTGATATATACAAGAAGGTAAAAGTGAAATAATTGAGTGTAGAtttgaataaaacaaagaGATAAAGTCCATTATTACATGATAagggaaaagaagaataaaacagctctttctctctcttttatctcttttatctctcataTCTTCACTTTTGAATATAGGAGAGGGTGcttgaaataaaatagagagagagagagagagagagagagtagaaAGATCAGAAGTGAAGAAAATaagtaaagagagagaagagaattAGGAATGAAGTTCTTGTTTCAATGTCCttgttgttcttgtttttgctTCATGAAGCCTAAACAAGGCAAGCCAAAAGCAGCTCAAGATCATCAGAATCAACCCAAAAAAGAAGccaaaaaagaagacaaaccAGCTCCACCACCcaaagaggagaagaaagaataataataataatgaaatttcttttaattttattattattatcaattttcttttttcttttccaactcCAAATTATATAATCAATGTATGTACTCTCCAAACTTTATGGAACAATCTACTGATCTGCATTAGATTTCCCTTTCTGAAAATTGCAGACATTGTCTTAGCTAAGATTTGTCTTTGGATTTCATTTTTCTGTCTCaacattataatatttgtaataaattatGTGCTCAATCACCATCcatttatatatcattttcctttcctaCCTTTTTGCTCCTTTTAATTAACATCAATTATAcgtttttctattaattactTGGGTTTCATCTCCTTAATTAGTGGGATctacattttgttttgtaatgaaacataatttaattataaccTCAAAATATTCTGTTAATTAATAACTAGTTTTGATCTTGTCTTCCTATCCATAAATTGAAGTgtgggtttctttttctatttaattttttatgtgataattcttcttcttcttcttcttttggtagctatttatattgatgttgggttttatttattagtttatttttcccATGAATTTAGAGgttggatttgaatttttggatttaattgataatatttttcatagttTTGAACATCCACTGtttcaagaaaaatcaatattttgattttttctttttagatgaGGGAGTTATATTTTAAGTCGTTGATTTATATAGTTAGCATTTGCTAATATTCTTATTCCAAAATACACAATCTAtggaataatttaaaattttattccaattatttaaaattaaattttgaataaggAGCAAAAGAAATTGTTCCTTTTacccaaaaggaaaaaaagaaaattaatgtttctattttacttGTTTATTACTATTCCATCTGTTGTTTATctgaaaatgttgaaatacatatatatatatgttccacaatttcttaaattccttattctttttgttctttatggAACTACAACTCAATTAgcatatttgtaaaattgaaagaatgcATATGCATTGCACTTAATTTGtctctctaaaattttatttaacattttttaaatacctaatattgtgtgtatatatatatatatatatagtgaatatcactttgaaaaataataataatagaacaaaagaaaaaatggtcCAAATGGAAGTCTCGATAAAAGTATAAGATtcctaaatttaagattttttttttcaaaacaattttgtttttagttttccatttctgaaatttatatttgttcctctcatttcttttaactttacGTTTTGTTATGAAAATAAGAATTCCTAATCAAGTtgttagaaaaggaaaaggttaTTAACCATAAAACCATAAAAGTGCTAAATCTAATTACTGTTTAAGTAGGTGTTGTTTAGAcgtttagaataatttttttacgatgtatatgttttaaaaagatattagGCAGGTGAATTACCTTAGTAAAAAGTTGATCTTCATCTAAATTTGGTAGGAGAAACCCTTTTCATCTGTGAAAACAAGGTAAGTGGGTAGTTGATATGGTTGGATCACCTTTATTATGAATTCATGTTTTACATAATGTTTGACAATTATGTGGTCACAAGTGgctttaaaaaaagtttgaagggTACATGTATTGATTTGATGACtctattatttatcaaatggCTACAGTCAAAATcatgttattataatctaaattaaaaccaTTTACATATTCTAataatctataaatataataacttttttcttacccttttctaaacaaaacaatatgtGGTTGGAAAATAATTTGGGCACACATTTCAAGACTAAGACTAAGCCTTTGgatttgtttagattttattttcatatttttcgaGAATAAAGACCATAAAATGATATCATTTCTAAAGGGGGAAATTTTGGATgtggatttttatttttctagattgattgtaaatatatattttaatcatttttttttattaacacaTGCTAAGCCTCTTTTAATTCACtatgaattataaaatatatatatataaataactaaataaattatatagagTATTGTAGTTGATACCAtaggtaaaaaatatattttaatttgtctaTTGGACTTGAGCTTATTTGCTTGTTGGGTTTGAGTTTGGGCTTGCGTCCATTTTCTTAGCGGGCTGGGCCCCCTTATTTGATTCGATTTTTCATGAGGGACTTGGATTGGGTTGAATGTGAGAAAACTTATTATCCaaaatccaatcaaattataatcacCACCTTTGTTGTGATGAcatgacaaaatttaattgactGAAATTTGTTGGAcaatacatttaatttatgtttgatatttaaaaatattaattgtaGTTGTttcttaatcattttaaatttattttttaattttccagtcaatttgtataaattattttatcaaccccaatatcaataaattgaaaagattttatctctttttacCTCTCATTCTAAGTATAAAAATCCAAATtcatatttgatattaaaatcttgatttttatgattttttttagaggtCTTTTACAAATAGAACAAAGTGGCAAACTATATTCTATCCatgattaatatttaaactgtaaataataatttttaaaattgaaaaaacacaCAGATTCAcaatagaaaattcaaaaaatatatttggaaaacgattatttagatttgtctatttttttctatacaatcgtttaaattagactatcatttttctaatacacttgtttaaatttagtacaagatcgtttatatttagaaTACAATTGTTTACATTTGCAATCCAATATCTCAAcgattttgaaacaaataatagtttgaaaaaaaataaaaaaattatcgaatgagaaaaaaagacgataaaaaagaaaataaaattaaagaagaaagaatatgaaaaaatagagtaaatgaaaatatttttaaaaattgagaaaaaaatgatagaaagaaaaatatggtagaagagaaaaagaaaaaatatcgcataagagaagagaaaaaacgATGATAGAAAAGGataaacctaaaattttaaaaacagtaAATTTCATAgactttttcaatttgtgaGCTAACGATATATATTTTTCgtgtttgttttatatagGAAAGTTAACCgcttttataattatttttacattacttttaattttttttttaaaaaaaactctccTCTATTATTAAACTTTGATTTAGTTCATCCAACttttaaataagttataagtagaaaagaaaatcaaattatatacttagaatatttgttgtaaattgtattattctaaataaaaaaagttgaatagtatattgattaaaatcttaaactaATAAATGTGTGAATTAAAACCTAAGTTTTCATTAACTATAAAGTACAAAcataaaactaacaaaaacttgaaaatcataaatttaaaactatcatttaatatattctatgtccaaaatcaaatcattcatgacaaaaagaaaaaaatggaacaaatTATAATgtcacatattattattacctaTGGTCTTCCCTATTCAAACAAGCTTAGCTTGGTACCTCTCAAAATTGTgcattaaaccaaaattttgtgtaaccttttcttttcaattattgttataCCACAACACATAACTCCTAACATATTAAGATATCACTTTTATCGATATGGATCAATACATATTAAACttacttttaaataacatataaaactTATTCCGTTTGCACACCAttttttatctctctttttttcactttttttgaGCTTTATgatctcaattttaatttgcatTCAATTACTCACCCATTTCAATCAATTACTCTTATTATTATCggtaattttgattattttccatcttttaatACAACTACGTAGACATTAAGatgttgaaaaaagcattcaTTCAAAATAGGAGTGGTTACGAagtctatattttcttttccaaattaaaaaatagctatttaaaattattttcaaatagaataaagaaaataaaaactagcatagtttttatttttaaagaataaatgaGTCGAGTGattattaggaaaaaaaaacttctaaaaaactctcaattatttttaataattttgtaataatttagtctttAATAATGGTCCCAATTTTAGATGTATATCCTCATATTTGTATAATTGAGtgctaaaaatgaaaatttcatccaaattaataaccaaaatttattctacaatggtatttgttatttgtgaAGGGTGAAGTAAATAGTTAAATtgtaaccattttaaaaatcgagattaaatttttacaagagaaaaatttaaaaatcaaaagtattttaaaaattaaataattcataaaaaaactttaaaaatatattaaatagcTTTAAAACATGTATGAACAGTGGATAATGATATTACCATATCAAAAGCTTCTataacatcatttattaaagattttaaataaaaacgaggttttttttttaaaaaaagtacttttgcaaatataagactcatataacaaaaaaaaattaaaattataaatataacaaaattttatctaGATTGATTATGAGATTAGAAAAGTAAACAAGATgttaattgacaaaaaaaaaaaaagagagaaaattataaataagaaaagataattagattttttctATAGTAATTGGTTGAAAggtttttatgattttttttgaaagttaagaGTATTAACACTAactattaaaagtttataagtatttagaagttttggtgtatttctaaaacaaacactaaaaatgtaattctaaagtaataaaattttaaatttttatcgGTTCAGacatattttaaagatttacggaatataacataataaattaacatatttaaaaaatatagcaaattttcatattctactAATAACTATCTATGTCTATGTATATTGATACACATCTATTAATGagtattattattgataaaattttaaaaatttgctatattttgtagatatttttaaccattttatcatttacaataattttttttataatttaactgcCAAACAATTATGTTAAAAGCATTTTTAACTCTCGAAAGATTTATGGAAGTATCAATTTAGTTcctcaacttttattttgtatgacAGTTTTAGCTCCTAAACTTTAATAACTACccatttagttttttctattGTACACCTCTAGTTCATTtcttaaaatccatttttcttataaatgtattgtaataaataGACCTCTTGTCGACGGGACATACATGTGTCAAAGCTAAACTCACAATTCAATCCAAATTTGGAGGAGTTGCTAATTTGATGgatccaaaataatattaataatgtaGCGTATTTATAGCCTACAACTTATAATAATGTTGTCTCTATGGtcgaaataataataaattttagtgaATTATTTACACATGGTAGACGTTGGTGGCGTGAGAGAAAAGTCTTCCATAATATTACTTAATTAGGCATATATAGAGTAGaaacataacatatataatcttGAATGAGCCATTGAATAAAGGAGGCAGAAAAGTCAAGGAGGGATGtgatttgttttaataatttacacAAATCAATTTATAGCCTCATtatcaaaaactaaaacatgaaaattgtgagaatacaaaaatattttagtaagTATTTGAATGATAATGAGGAGAGGATGTGTGGAGAATATGAATTGGGTTTCATTTTCCTAACCCTTGAATTTGAGAATCAGTATCTCACCTACcattctcatttattttattttattgagcCAGTAGTTGAAGAGTGAAAATGAACAAATGGATTTTCACGTAATATTATTTAGTGCAACGATAAAAGCAAGATCCACCTATAGTAAATGGTTTCAAGTCAGATCTTACAAGACAGATAGGACTGTTATGATGAAATTTTGGTCCAGAAAAAGAGATACGTTAGGTTCGATATATAGTTCAGAGGCATGCATTGACACTTGTGTCAATTTCTTCTTGGTTgcttaatatttgtatttactgaagaagaagaagaagattgaacGATATCCGTTTGGTGAATAATCATGAATGAGTTCCATGTTGTTTCCACCATGTTTAACAtgcttcatcttctttttcttcttcctactCCTTATTTCTGTCTGTAAAATCCAATTCACAGCTTTTCCATAACCATCAAACCCATACGTACAACAAGTCAACAACCATAGCAAGCAACAAGCAACAGCACACCATAATGCTGGAAAACCCACGTGACCCTCTTCTCCAACTAAGCCATGCCGGCGACGATGGAACTCACCAGCCCATATGGTGGAAGAAACTGTTGGACAAAGAGGAGGTCAAGAAACAGCTCGCCATTTCCTTTCCAATGATTCTCACTAATGTCTTCTATTACCTAATCCCTTTGGTTTCCGTCATGTTTGCCGGTCATCTTGGCGAGCTCGAACTCGCCGGAGCGACTCTCGCCAATTCCTGGGCTACTGTCACCGGATTCGCTTTCATGGTTGGTCGCTTCTcccttatttttgtttgaatttctttcaGTTGCTTTGTTTAATTGCTTGTTCCAACTACTTCCTAAAACCTAGACGGGGCTGAGCGGTGCATTGGAGACGCTCTGCGGCCAAGGTTTTGGGGCAAAATTATACAGATTCTTAGGGATTCATCTGCAGTCTTCTTGTATAATCTCCTTTTCcttctcaattttcatttccattttatGGTTCTACACAGAACCCGTCTTGAAATTGCTTCAGCAAGATCCTGATGTATCAAAAACGGCTGCTCGGTATGTGAAATTTCTGGTTCCTGGGATTTTTGCTTATGGGTTTTTACAGAACAGCGTGAGGTTCATTCAGGCTCAGTCGGATGTTATGTTTCTGGCTGTGCTCTCTGCACTTCCTTTGATTCTTCATCTGGGTGTTGCTTATGCTTTTATGAACTGGACAAGTTTAGGACTTGAAGGAGCTGCTTTGGCTGCTTCCATTTCATTGTGGGTGGCTTTTCTGGTTGTGGCTATTCATGTGTTTAAGTCTCAGAAATATGAACTTACATGGGGAGGATTTTCTGTGGAAGCTTTTGATTacatatttgttaatttgaaaCTTGCTTTGCCCTCTGCTGCAATGGTTTGGTGAGTGCTTTTGACTTTTGAAttacctttttgtttttatctatgtgaacaattcttttgtttttttgttaattgggTTGGTAGTGTTgatggattttgtttttattcatGTGAACAGTTTGGAGTATTGGGCATTTGAGATTCTTGTGTTCTTGGCTGGATTAGCTCCAAACTCAGAAACAAATACATCTTTAATTGCAATTTGGTAAGAATAATCctctatgttttttttgtatgtcgCACTTTTAGGTGACAGATCTActataacaatttgaaaagtgCTTTTGAAGTAGTCAAAATGCACTACAAATCTGTTTCCAATAATTAACTACGATCTTCCTTTGGAATGATGTGTTGAGAAGTGTAAACACAGAAGCCATTGCCTACATGATCACATATGGACTGAGTGCAGCTGCAAGGTAtaccaaattttcattcttctttttttacttccTTTTACTGCATGGCCCCCATAAGTTTCATAACAAACAAGACAATTAACTTTCTTGGACAGCACAAGGGTGTCAAATGAGTTGGGGGCAGGCAATCCCGAGAAAGGAAGACAAGCCATGTTTGttactcttctactttcaatTCTTCTTGGCCTTACAGTTGTCCTTCTTTTGGCATCTGGCCACAACACTTGGGCTGGATTCTTTAGTGATAGTCCTGTTATTATACAAGCATTTGCCTCCATGACACCCCTTCTAACTATTTCCGTGCTTGCCGACTCTGTGCAAGGCGTATTATCAGGTTTCCATTAATGCTCTCGCTCTGGCTATCGCTATCATtatcgttttttctttttgttcatttgaCATGTCTGTGACTGAAATGTATTGTAAAAACTTCAGGGGTGGCTAGAGGATGTGGGTGGCAACACATGGTTGTGTTTGTAAACTTGGCTACGTTCTATCTTGTTGGTATTTCAATAGCAGTTTTTCTGGAATTCAGAATGAAACTTTACGCTAAGGTAATGAAAATCTTGacttgtttgaaattaaataatatctcATATAATTATGAGAGAGTAAATGTGACGAATATGATGTGTTTTTGGTGCAGGGGCTGTGGATTGGGTTGATCTGTGGTTTGGTATGCCAAACTTTGACCCTATTGATATTAATAGTTCGATCAAAATGGACAAGAATTGAGCTCTCTGATCATCAACACAAACCAATTCCAACGTCGCCTTAATTCTTAAGGAACTTTTGATAATACAATAAACCCTCTTGGTCTTGGGTACTAATATGTATGATTTGAATTCTTGATCCGACCTATATGTTCAGTTGGAACTTCACGATTTGAAGAATTTCAAGTCATTAAggattttaaatgaatttcgTTTTGTTGTATAAATTcttaagtttcttttctttttttaattaccattcaaacttgaaattttaattatattcatttcaaattctttttgcTTCTAACGAgaaataactattttaattaaatggagGGAAAAAGTATGCTCAAGTTCGTAAATTAAACtagttaaattatattttttcctcttttttttttttctaaaacaattgaaaactTTCCCACTATTCATAGTTTTTTTACTCACCACATGGGtaattttttacataattattcattctatttttcagtttttacCTGtagtaattttttcaaatttgaattcaaggaaaaagaatttggaagtcTAAATTTAACAAAGAAATGGAATAAAACAAATCTGCATTAGCCAGTAGAGAAATACACAAAcacagattttttttttttgtttttttaacttcaacTCTCAAATGAGTTATGCTCAAGTTTGACTTCATATTATAGTCTTGTTTATTccttcttatttattatttattatgataGTTGTTTATGTCACTCCCAACGTAGCGAGAAAGatagatttttaaacaaaattaagttcCTAGAATTAGAATCAAAACCTCAAGTTTTCTTAATGTTTCGTTGTTTTACTTTctaagaaaggaaaattatattagatgacaaataaatttagaaaaaaatagttaataacattttttttaatattgcaaatttggtaAATAGGATGATAATCAAATGgtagtcttttttttaaaatttgctatttttacaatttaaaaatgtaagcAACGTCAACtcaattatcataatttttttatgctatttttacaaactcCACCATTAAGAAAAGTAGTTTGAAGGCCAAccaaaaattataagaaaacaagaaagaaaaaattgattgtgTTTCTTACTATtcaaatactaataataacaatgtaACTTCTAGATCCTAAATTAAGGCCTTTTGTCTAACACCACACAACCAAAAAGGCTTGAAATAGCCAACTCCCCCCTCCTAAACctttaaaacataacaaaaacttTTCTCCCCTTTCAAACACCACCCCTTGGgtaaatttgaatttccaCAAGAAAACTAacaccacacacacacacacaaaagaCGGagcaaaacaaagaagaaagagacgacgacgacgacaaACGATCATGATCAATTTAGGTAAAATGTCAAGAACATCTAGAATGGTCACGATCGTTCCCATCATGACGATGATTATTGCTACTGTTAGCATTGTCATTGTCTTGTTTCCGATGGGGGCGGACGCTATCCCGCTTGTCGGTCCAATTGCTCAATGCATCCAAGGGTGCACAAAATCATTGTCAACTTTAACTCCTGGTTATTGCATGAATCTTTGTGGAGCTGAGTATAGCCCTTTAGCAAACACTGTAAAAAATACCGCTCTAGCAAACACTGTACAAAATATTCATCAAGAGCATCATGTTCAAGTCGAACATCATCATGAGCATCATGTTCAAGTCGAGCATCATCATGAGCATCATGTACAAGTCGAACATCATCATGAGCATCATGTTCAAGTCGAACATCATCATGGTCAACACCATATTCATGgtgttaattaatatatcaatttagagTGTGTGTGGtgtgtcttttttttcttcttatttctcATCGTTATTCCTTTTACGATAATTGCAAGGAGGTGGATTGAACTCTTCAACTTCTAGAGAGAAAGGTTGTGCCAATTATTCATCTAAGCTCACatgattatttttcattattattattattattatcattaataataatggaatggttgcaactattttaattgcctctttttcttttcttgtaatgtgttcatctcaaattttacctattattattatacagTTTCTCGaaccttttacttttatttaccATCGTCAAATGTGGGGTGAGAATTTGAACTTCTAGGGTATCAGGagcaaatttgaaaatgtattttgaatATCAAGGCtacatgatatttttttccagATGAggtcaaatataaataatatattaattcggAGGTAGgattattattaaatgaaaattttaaagaaaaattatttgtttaaaagttgtattactcaaaagcttttaaattattaattacataaaCCTAAAACGGTAAATTTTCATGACTGAGATTCAATTTATTAGATCATTTATATAGtaatttatgattattatttttaactcggtcttattttaaataaacttaaaactaCACAAATAAGactaaacttaaaattcaaGAATGTCAACAAAGAAAGATTGGTTATTGTTGAAAGAAGCAATTGtggtaaaattaaatttactttccaAATGTCAGATTTTTGGATGAGTGGTCCAAACACTAGAAGGTGTCAAAACTGTAAGATATAAATGAGTAtttatgagaaaaagaaataaaaataatgggATCACAATATATAAAGCAAGATTAGTTACACAAGGTTTTTCACAAAGACCTGATATTGATTATAAGGAGACATATTCTCCGATGGTAGATGTAATCACATTAAGATTTTTAATCAGTCTGACTATGTATGAAAATTTGGACATGCATCTTATGGATGTAGTCACAACGTATTTATATGGATCTcttgataattatatttatatgaaagtcCCAGAAGAGTATTTAAGATACTGGAAACATATAAATCAAGCTTCTGAAACtatgttcaataaagttacaGAGATAATTATATAGATTGAAACAATCAGAACACGAATGTGGTATAATCGCCTGAGTGAATATTTGTTACAAGtggatatcaaaataattcaatatgtCCATgcatttttataaagaaatcacAGTTAGGATTTGCTATTATAACTGTAtatgtttatgatttaaatataattggaaCTCCTGAAGAATTTTCAAAGACAATAGAATGAAAGAATTTGAGATGGAAGATCtcataaaaacaaagttttgtCTTGGTTTACAAATTGAACATCTAACATGGAATatttattcatcaataaacttatacataaaagtttttaaaagattttatatgGATAAAGCACATCCATTGAACATTTCAATGCAAGTTCTTTCACTAGATGTGAAGAAAGATATATTTCGACCTCGAGATGATAATGAAGAACTTCTTGGTCCAAAAGTATCATATCTTAGTGCAATTGGTGCACTTATGTATTTTGCTAATAATACAAGACCAGATATTGTATTTTCAGTCAATTTTTATTAGCTAGATATAGTTCCTCTCCAACAAAAAGGTATTGGAATggaattaaacatatatttcgTTATCGACGAGgaataattaatatgagattattttattcaaataaattaaattttaacctagTTCTTTTGCAGATTCGGGATATTTATCTGATCCACACAAAGCTAGACCTCAGACAGATTCTCTATTCACATGTGTAAAAACTATTATATCTTCGCAATTAGTAAAGTAGATCATAACAACCACCTTCTCAAATCATGCCGAAATTCTTGCAATTCATGAGGCTAGCCAAGAATGTATATGATTAAGATCTTCAATGACTCAACATATTCGGAAAACATGTGATTTGTCTTCTAGTAAACTCTCTCCAACAACATTATACGAAGACAACATGACATGTATAGCTCAGATAAAAGGACGTTATATTAAAGGTGATAGAACAAAGCATATATCACCAAAACTTTTCTATACTCACGatcttaaagaaaatgacGACATCATAGTAcaacaaatttgttcaaaGGATAATTTGGCAGACTCATTTACAAAATCACTACCTACTGTAACCTTTGAAAAATTGGTGCACAACATTGGAATGCAGCGACTTCGAGATTTCAAGTGATGTTACCACAAGGGGGagtgaattttatttttataagtatatataaaatgtatactctttttccttcactaGGATTTTTTTCTATTGGGCTTTTTTCTAAACATTCATTCAGAGTTGAGATACCATTAGAAGTTGTCCTACCTTTAGAAGTTGAGATACCTTCATTGAGAGTTCTCATGGAAGCTAAGTTAGATGAAGCTGAATGAATACGAGGTCGTTATTAGCAGTT
This is a stretch of genomic DNA from Cucumis sativus cultivar 9930 chromosome 4, Cucumber_9930_V3, whole genome shotgun sequence. It encodes these proteins:
- the LOC105435295 gene encoding uncharacterized protein LOC105435295 yields the protein MKFLFQCPCCSCFCFMKPKQGKPKAAQDHQNQPKKEAKKEDKPAPPPKEEKKE
- the LOC101203764 gene encoding protein DETOXIFICATION 19 translates to MLENPRDPLLQLSHAGDDGTHQPIWWKKLLDKEEVKKQLAISFPMILTNVFYYLIPLVSVMFAGHLGELELAGATLANSWATVTGFAFMTGLSGALETLCGQGFGAKLYRFLGIHLQSSCIISFSFSIFISILWFYTEPVLKLLQQDPDVSKTAARYVKFLVPGIFAYGFLQNSVRFIQAQSDVMFLAVLSALPLILHLGVAYAFMNWTSLGLEGAALAASISLWVAFLVVAIHVFKSQKYELTWGGFSVEAFDYIFVNLKLALPSAAMVCLEYWAFEILVFLAGLAPNSETNTSLIAICVNTEAIAYMITYGLSAAASTRVSNELGAGNPEKGRQAMFVTLLLSILLGLTVVLLLASGHNTWAGFFSDSPVIIQAFASMTPLLTISVLADSVQGVLSGVARGCGWQHMVVFVNLATFYLVGISIAVFLEFRMKLYAKGLWIGLICGLVCQTLTLLILIVRSKWTRIELSDHQHKPIPTSP